In the Octopus bimaculoides isolate UCB-OBI-ISO-001 chromosome 18, ASM119413v2, whole genome shotgun sequence genome, one interval contains:
- the LOC106883472 gene encoding zinc finger MYM-type protein 6-like, translating into MQPSCLELHLRTTHPALADKPKAFFETERHSLKKAKLDNNGAFRQQTSMVVETFYEIAMLIAKSKKSHNIRESLIKSSLLCAAELVLGKHSANKLYQTTLSNDTVKGRINDLSQDIKDQILNQVGDSPGLAIQCDKKADIAQCSLSY; encoded by the coding sequence ATGCAACCCTCATGCTTGGAACTCCACTTGAGGACAACACATCCTGCTCTTGCAGACAAGCCCAAGGCATTCTTTGAAACAGAAAGACATTCCTTGAAGAAAGCTAAGTTGGACAATAATGGGGCATTTCGGCAACAAACTTCAATGGTTGTTGAGACTTTCTATGAGATCGCCATGTTGATCGCAAAGAGCAAGAAGAGCCATAACATCAGAGAGTCTCTCATAAAATCAAGTCTACTCTGTGCAGCAGAACTCGTTCTGGGGAAACATAGTGCAAACAAGCTTTACCAGACTACACTATCAAACGATACAGTCAAGGGAAGGATCAACGACTTGTCTCAAGATATCAAAGATCAAATTCTCAACCAAGTAGGAGATTCTCCTGGTCTTGCCATCCAGTGTGACAAAAAAGCTGACATTGCTCAGTGTTCTCTCAGCTACTGA
- the LOC106883471 gene encoding protein FAM200A, translated as MHLTDLKTEFSRYFPDIDEKCEAWKFIRNPFQCEVTDVLDEVQEEFLELKFNSPAKEDFKELDLEIFWIKYFHVYPLISHQALWILAMCLDPHLYEAAFSMLVAVKNKCRNRPNVERDLRCALSGIQPCIQDFIAKK; from the coding sequence atGCACCTAACTGACTTAAAAACAGAATTCAGCAGATACTTCCCAGATATAGATGAAAAATGTGAAGCTTGGAAATTCATCAGGAACCCATTTCAATGTGAAGTGACTGATGTTTTGGATGAAGTGCAAGAGGAGTTTCTTGAGCTGAAGTTCAACTCCCCAGCTAAGGAAGACTTCAAAGAACTGGATCTTGAAATATTCTGGATCAAGTACTTTCATGTTTACCCTCTGATCTCACATCAAGCTCTTTGGATTTTAGCTATGTGTTTGGATCCACATCTTTATGAAGCTGCATTTTCCATGCTCGTTGCTGTCAAGAACAAGTGCAGAAACAGGCCAAACGTTGAAAGGGACTTACGTTGTGCACTCTCTGGAATTCAACCATGCATTCAAGATTTTATAGCTAAGAAGTAG